The Lepidochelys kempii isolate rLepKem1 chromosome 5, rLepKem1.hap2, whole genome shotgun sequence genome window below encodes:
- the LRRC70 gene encoding leucine-rich repeat-containing protein 70, translating into MTGKAKDRDVCGLQSSVPCTRVFLHILNCFLLLLLQKEVLGCPSICQLCTGKQVNCRNLGLSSIPKNFPKSTVLVYLSGNNISHVIPNELTGLQKLAVLYLDNSSISYVHPKAFVELSELCYLHLNNNHIKRLDPGIFEGLSDLHCLYLQNNQISFVPRGLFSGLISVRYLTLKRNRLSILGSGTFLGMISLQTLNLANNKISRISDTAFHHLGNLVYLYLEGNNLTHVPSKAIGILKNLERLFLSHNPVGSIHPFAFKGLVRLEYLSLKSAKIKSIVMNGFAGLDNLKKLILSHNDLEHVNSNTFTLLHNLMYLQLDKNKIVSIGDNTFEKMGSSLKILNLAYNNLTYLQPKVLKPLVSLTHLQANNNPWNCSCTLLELRNWLASSSISVKIHCQNPSRLRGRPLHYVKWTEFTNCAITTTNPETSWSVASVGIHHSTTTLVMAWHMVTKYDTLVRLENAGTKHVTFWGRAPTTSASQFLYEEYAAGNPSEATTVLSVLPVQTAAQIVPVNLTMEQKSVFPPDAASVSLKTSLICTQQMEKLNQAFDILLAFFILACAVILFLIYKIVQFRQKLKMLGDSVEKGIEYCSFYEAGRYNVTDPVQSLPQNPVRSSELDQIRLIKRTMPESQAQVILFEHSVL; encoded by the coding sequence ATGACTGGAAAAGCCAAAGACAGGGATGTGTGTGGACTTCAAAGTTCTGTACCCTGCACACGAGTATTCCTCCATATCCTTAACtgttttcttttgttgctgcTCCAGAAAGAGGTACTTGGCTGTCCATCCATCTGCCAGCTCTGTACTGGGAAACAAGTTAACTGTCGTAACTTAGGTCTTTCAAGCATTCCAAAGAACTTTCCAAaaagtacagtacttgtataccTCAGTGGAAATAATATATCGCATGTAATTCCAAATGAATTAACAGGCCTTCAGAAGCTTGCTGTGCTCTATTTGGATAATTCCAGCATTTCATATGTGCATCCAAAGGCTTTTGTTGAACTTAGTGAACTGTGCTACTTACATCTAAATAATAATCACATAAAACGTTTGGATCCAGGAATATTTGAAGGGCTTTCAGATCTTCATTGTTTATACCTTCAGAATAATCAAATATCTTTTGTTCCTAGAGGATTATTTAGTGGTCTTATTTCAGTTCGATACTTAACACTTAAAAGAAATCGCCTCAGTATCCTTGGAAGTGGCACTTTCTTGGGAATGATTAGTCTTCAAACGCTTAACCTAGCCAACAATAAGATTTCACGGATATCAGATACAGCATTTCATCACCTTGGAAACCTTGTGTATTTGTACCTTGAAGGTAATAATTTAACACACGTGCCATCAAAGGCCATTGGAATACTTAAAAATCTAGAAAGACTTTTCTTGTCTCACAACCCTGTGGGGTCAATACATCCATTTGCATTTAAAGGACTTGTCAGGCTTGAATATCTGTCTTTGAAAAgtgcaaaaataaaaagtattgtCATGAATGGATTTGCTGGATTAGATAACcttaaaaagttaattttaagCCATAATGATTTAGAACATGTAAATTCCAACACTTTTACTTTGTTGCATAATTTAATGTACCTGCAACTAGACAAGAATAAAATAGTTAGTATTGGTgataatacatttgaaaaaatggGATCTTCTTTGAAGATTCTAAATCTAGCATATAATAACCTTACCTATTTGCAGCCGAAAGTGCTCAAGCCTTTGGTTTCACTAACTCATCTACAGGCAAATAACAACCCTTGGAACTGTAGCTGCACACTGCTTGAGCTACGTAATTGGCTAGCATCCTCGTCAATCTCTGTCAAAATCCATTGTCAAAATCCCTCAAGATTGCGTGGTAGACCTTTACATTATGTTAAATGGACCGAATTTACAAATTGTGCTATCACTACCACTAATCCAGAAACCTCCTGGAGTGTAGCATCTGTAGGTATCCATCATAGCACCACCACTTTAGTGATGGCATGGCATATGGTAACCAAATATGATACACTTGTACGTTTGGAAAACGCTGGAACTAAACATGTTACTTTCTGGGGAAGAGCTCCAACCACATCTGCCAGTCAATTTCTTTATGAAGAATATGCTGCTGGgaatccatcagaagcaacaaCAGTGTTATCAGTATTACCAGTGCAAACAGCTGCACAGATTGTGCCAGTTAACTTGACCATGGAACAGAAAAGTGTATTTCCTCCAGATGCTGCATCTGTATCCTTAAAAACATCTCTAATCTGTACAcagcagatggagaaactgaatcAGGCATTTGACAttttattagcctttttcattttGGCTTGTGCTGTGATCCTTTTTCTAATCTATAAAATCGTCCAGTTTAGACAGAAGCTGAAGATGCTGGGAGACTCAGTGGAAAAGGGAATAGAGTACTGCAGTTTTTATGAGGCTGGTAGATACAATGTAACTGACCCAGTTCAGTCCCTACCTCAAAATCCAGTGAGAAGTTCAGAATTGGACCAAATTAGGCTTATCAAACGAACAATGCCTGAAAGTCAGGCACAAGTCATCTTGTTTGAACATTCGGTATTGTAA